In Thermoanaerobaculia bacterium, a single genomic region encodes these proteins:
- the lptF gene encoding LPS export ABC transporter permease LptF — MKLISRNVLREILPPFGLGLAAYTFLLLLRSLVQLSEMVVRRGAPASVVAKLLLLTLPQVLVLTIPMAFLFGILIGVGRLSGDSEIVALRASGVSRTRLFLPVGMAGAALAVLVGILSMWGYPAANDRLERLESRLFASAALEMVRPRVFTEPRTEWDWMMFVDRDVPGAAGWRGVFLDDRTDRNRESVIVAREGRFRFDGRRLWLDLTGAIQHTTERLDPRIYRVDRSDHLSILVHESRETPGERGHVEKGVRLQTLAELWRNLRRPEVSPERYRLLRVEIHKKFAIPAACLVFALVGLPLGITNRRGGRGSGFAVSLAIILAYYLLFNTGENWAEDGRVSPAFAMWLPNVLLALFGAFLFLRPERERLGWIERWRRRRGERREDAAGRPASEAAAAPAGMGLARFPTRLDRYVLSPFVAALAAIYVSVTFLYVLVDYSDHADDILKRHIPSEVVAAYYRAMLAPILVQILPFCVMLAALVALGSLSRHGEDTAFKACGVPLARLGVPVVLFAFAASGAAFWTGEYVLPGANRESHRLLDRIKGRTERLAATPTGGSWALGGDGSRIWNFDTYEAGARRLWRPSVFEFDRDFRLVARTAASTAEWDGSGWRFRDGWRRTFEGAAETSFSPFATMRVAADDPRLFERTAGRPDEMRYRALDRYVERLSRTGYPVAELATALAGKPAAAAQTIVLACLALPFAFSIGRRGTLTGIGVGLAVGMLFLIVASLFSRLGEVGSVPPMLAAWGPNLIFVLFAAYRMTTVRT; from the coding sequence ATGAAGCTCATCTCCCGGAACGTCCTGCGCGAGATCCTTCCCCCGTTCGGCCTCGGCCTCGCCGCCTACACGTTCCTGCTCCTCCTTCGCTCGCTCGTCCAGCTGTCCGAGATGGTCGTCCGCCGGGGCGCGCCCGCTTCCGTCGTCGCGAAGCTCCTACTCCTGACCCTCCCGCAGGTGCTCGTCCTGACGATCCCCATGGCGTTCCTCTTCGGAATCCTGATCGGTGTCGGGCGCCTGTCCGGAGATTCGGAGATCGTCGCGCTGCGCGCATCGGGCGTCTCCCGCACCCGACTCTTCCTGCCCGTCGGAATGGCCGGCGCCGCCCTCGCGGTCCTCGTCGGCATCCTGAGCATGTGGGGCTATCCGGCGGCCAACGACCGCCTCGAGCGCCTCGAGAGCCGGCTCTTCGCGTCGGCCGCCCTGGAGATGGTCCGTCCCCGCGTGTTCACGGAGCCGCGGACGGAGTGGGACTGGATGATGTTCGTCGACCGCGACGTCCCGGGCGCGGCCGGGTGGCGCGGCGTCTTCCTGGACGACCGGACGGACCGCAACCGCGAATCGGTCATCGTCGCCCGCGAGGGGCGGTTCCGGTTCGACGGGCGCCGGCTGTGGCTGGATCTCACCGGGGCGATCCAGCACACCACCGAGCGTCTCGATCCCCGGATCTACCGGGTCGATCGCAGCGACCACCTGAGCATCCTCGTCCACGAGAGCCGCGAGACTCCCGGCGAGCGGGGCCACGTCGAGAAAGGGGTTCGCCTCCAGACCCTCGCCGAGCTCTGGAGGAACCTGCGGCGGCCGGAAGTCTCTCCCGAGCGCTATCGGCTGCTTCGCGTCGAGATCCACAAGAAATTCGCCATCCCGGCGGCCTGCCTCGTCTTCGCGCTCGTGGGCCTGCCGCTCGGCATCACGAACCGGCGGGGCGGCCGCGGCAGCGGTTTCGCCGTGTCGCTCGCGATCATCCTGGCCTATTACCTCCTCTTCAACACCGGCGAGAACTGGGCGGAGGACGGCCGGGTATCGCCCGCCTTCGCCATGTGGCTCCCGAACGTGCTCCTCGCCCTGTTCGGCGCTTTTCTCTTCCTGCGCCCGGAACGGGAACGCCTGGGCTGGATCGAACGCTGGCGGCGGCGGCGCGGCGAGCGCAGGGAGGATGCCGCCGGGCGCCCCGCCTCGGAGGCGGCCGCGGCGCCCGCGGGGATGGGGCTCGCCCGATTCCCGACCCGGCTGGATCGTTACGTTCTCTCCCCTTTCGTCGCCGCGCTGGCGGCGATCTACGTCTCCGTCACGTTCCTCTACGTCCTCGTGGATTACTCCGATCACGCCGACGACATCCTCAAGCGGCACATCCCCTCCGAGGTCGTCGCCGCGTACTACCGGGCGATGCTCGCGCCGATCCTCGTCCAGATCCTGCCGTTCTGCGTGATGCTCGCCGCCCTCGTCGCGCTCGGCTCGCTCTCCCGTCACGGAGAGGACACCGCTTTCAAGGCGTGCGGCGTGCCGCTCGCGCGGCTCGGCGTCCCCGTCGTGCTCTTCGCCTTCGCCGCCTCGGGCGCCGCGTTCTGGACGGGCGAATACGTGCTCCCGGGGGCCAACCGCGAGTCGCACCGACTCCTCGACCGGATCAAGGGGCGGACCGAGCGCCTCGCGGCGACGCCGACGGGCGGAAGCTGGGCCCTCGGGGGGGACGGCTCCCGGATCTGGAACTTCGACACCTATGAAGCCGGCGCCCGGCGACTGTGGCGTCCTTCGGTTTTCGAGTTCGATCGCGACTTCCGGCTCGTCGCGAGGACGGCCGCGTCGACCGCCGAGTGGGACGGAAGCGGCTGGCGCTTCCGCGACGGGTGGCGCCGGACCTTCGAGGGAGCCGCGGAAACGTCGTTCTCGCCGTTCGCCACGATGCGGGTCGCCGCGGACGACCCGCGGCTGTTCGAACGGACGGCCGGGCGGCCCGACGAGATGCGGTACCGCGCCCTCGACCGCTACGTCGAACGGCTCTCGCGGACCGGCTACCCCGTCGCCGAGCTCGCGACCGCCCTGGCGGGAAAACCGGCGGCGGCGGCCCAGACGATCGTGCTCGCCTGTCTCGCGCTCCCCTTCGCGTTCTCGATCGGCCGGCGCGGCACGCTCACCGGCATCGGCGTGGGCCTCGCGGTCGGAATGCTCTTCCTGATCGTCGCCTCGCTCTTTTCCCGGCTGGGCGAAGTGGGGTCGGTTCCACCGATGCTCGCGGCCTGGGGGCCGAACCTGATCTTCGTGCTCTTCGCCGCCTACCGGATGACGACGGTCCGAACCTGA